TCCAGCAGGCCCTGTCGCTCGAGGGGGTGCAGCCGCTGCACCTCCTGGGACAGGCGGACGCCAACCTGAGGGCGATCGAGAAGCGCTTCGGGGTCGTGACCGTTCTCCGCAACGGGACGCTGACCGTGCGCGGCGAGAGTTCCGCCGTCACGGGAGCCGTCGAGGTGCTCCGGCACCTCGCCGAACGGGTGCGCGCCGGCCACGTCATCGGCGAGGAGGACCTCTCTTACATCTTCTCGATCCTCGAGGAAGAAGGCGCGGAGCTGGAGTCGGCGGCGCTCCCCGAGTCGGCCGTCGTCCTCTTCGGCGACAAGAAGGTCATCCGTGTCCGATCGTTCGGGCAGGCGCAGTACGTGGAGGCGATGCGGGGAAACGACATCGTCTTCGGGATCGGTCCGGCCGGGACGGGGAAGACCTACCTCGCCGTCGCGGTGGCGGTCCGCATGCTGCGCGAGAAGGCGGTCGATCGAATCGTGCTCGCCCGGCCCGCAGTGGAGGCAGGGGAGAGCCTGGGGTTCCTTCCGGGCGACCTCCAGGAGAAGGTCGATCCCTATCTCCGGCCCCTCTACGACGCGCTCCACGAGATGATCAGCTACGAGAAGCTCCAGCGCCTCCTTCAGCTCGGCGTCGTTGAGATCGCGCCCCTCGCCTACATGCGAGGCAGGACGCTGGGACGCTCCTTCGTCATCCTCGACGAGGCGCAGAACACGACGCTCGGCCAGATGAAGATGTTCCTCACGCGCCTCGGGCCTTTCTCGAAGGCTGCGATCACCGGGGACATCACGCAGATCGACCTTCCCGATCCGAGCGTTTCGGGTCTCGTGCGAATCCAGTCGATCCTCCAGGGTCTCGGGGGGGTCCGCTTCGTCTATCTGACGGAGCGGGATGTCGTGCGCCACCGTCTCGTGCGCGACATCATCCTCGCCTTCGACAAACACCAGGCGTCGCAGGATCTGCCACCGGGGAGATGACGACCCGACCGGCAGGCGGTGGAGAGCGGCCGTCCGTCTTCCGCAAGCTCAAGGACCTCCTGGCCAGGAAGATCTGGCTGGCCCGCGGGCTGATCCTCCTGCCGGTCCTCGCCGCGGGCATCGCCCTCTTCCCGCCGTCATTCGGGGAGGGTTCCCTCCGGATCGATGTGGGGGAGAGAGCCCCCCGGACCGTCATCGCGGACTTCGAGTTCCCGATCATGAAGGAGCCGGAGGCCTTGGAGACGGAGAGAGATCTCGCTGCGACGAGAAGCCCGATCGCGCTGGTGAGGGACGACAGCGTCTCGGCCCGCGTCTTCCATGACCTGGGCGCCTTCAGATCGATGATCCACCGCCTGCGAGGGGGCGCCCGGCAGAAGGCGGCCGCCGTCTCCGACATCGACCTCTCGCAGGAGTTGCTGGTCTGGCTGATGCTCACGAAGGACCCAGCGCCGCTCCTGGATCAGGCCGAGTCGCTTCTGCAGGAGACGCTCGCCGAAGGGCTGGTGGCGGAGGATGTGGAGGTCCTGCTCCTCGGGGGCGGAGAGGTGCGGGTCGAGGACTCGACAGGCCGGCGGCTGCTGCCTGCGGCGATCGTCCGGACGCCGGCCCGCTTGCGGGAGGCGGCGCGCAACCGAGCGCTGG
The sequence above is a segment of the Candidatus Eisenbacteria bacterium genome. Coding sequences within it:
- a CDS encoding PhoH family protein → MAEEIQQALSLEGVQPLHLLGQADANLRAIEKRFGVVTVLRNGTLTVRGESSAVTGAVEVLRHLAERVRAGHVIGEEDLSYIFSILEEEGAELESAALPESAVVLFGDKKVIRVRSFGQAQYVEAMRGNDIVFGIGPAGTGKTYLAVAVAVRMLREKAVDRIVLARPAVEAGESLGFLPGDLQEKVDPYLRPLYDALHEMISYEKLQRLLQLGVVEIAPLAYMRGRTLGRSFVILDEAQNTTLGQMKMFLTRLGPFSKAAITGDITQIDLPDPSVSGLVRIQSILQGLGGVRFVYLTERDVVRHRLVRDIILAFDKHQASQDLPPGR